CTTGCCCGAAGTGACGTCAGCCGCGAGGCTAGCCACGAGCAGCAGTACGATGATCCGAAGGCAGATGCCCTTTACACCGCCGGCCTGAGCATCCGTTCCAGGAACTCAGCCTGATAACGGTAATAGAAGAGCCGGTTCGACAGCTTCCGCCAGCCATGCCCCTCGTCGAGGAACCGGATGAACGGGGCCTCGATGCCGCGTGACCGCAGCGATCGCACCATCACCTCAGTCTCGGCAATGTCGATGCGCGGGTCCTGGATGCCGTGCGAATAGAGCACGGGAACGTCGATGCGGTCTACCTGCCGGATCGGCGAGTTCTCCTGGTAGAACGCGCGCCAGTGTGGCTCCGCAATGTCGCCGTATTCGATCCGGTCGGACGCCTTGAGCGCAGGCGACGTGACGTCCAGCGCGGTGACCCAGTCGGCGACGCCGTACAGTGCGGCGCCAGCACGGAAGTGCCCCGGGAAGTTGGCCAGTACCGCATTCACGGCATACCCGCCGTACGACCCGCCGACTACCGCTGCACGATCGGCATCGACCAGCCCCTGCGCACCGAGATATTCGAGCATGTCGACAAGATCGCGCACGCTGTCGAGCCGGCGCTCGCGGTCGTCCAGCGTCACGTACTCGTGGCCGAACCCCGTCGAGCCGCGGACGTTCGGTGCGAACACGGCGAGGCCGCGGTCGACGTGGTACTGGGCGACCGCGTCGAAGCGCGGGCGGTACTGTGAGGTCGGGCCGCCGTGGACGAGGAACACGACCGGCGGCGGGCCGCCACGTTGACGCGACACCGCGTCGGGCAGATACAACAGCCCCTGCACTTCCACGCCGTCGCGCGCGGCCAGCGTTACGCTCGTCGGCTCAACGAGCCGGTGCGGATCGAGACCGGCAAGGTCGGATCGGAACGGGCGATGCACCGCTCCGCTTTCGAGGTCCCATACGATGATATCGCCGGGTGTCTGCCAGCCATCGACAGTAATCGCCAACCGGCTGCTTTGCATTGCGCAGTCCAGTGAATAGACACCATCCGGCAGCTGCGGCACGTCCAGCGGCTGATTCCGTTCACGATCGAGAACATGGAGGCGGCTGTAGCCGCCAGTGTTCACGGTCCATGCGAGATACCGTCCCGCTGGCCCGCACAGATCGACGCCCTCGATGTCGGCTTCCGGAGCCTCGACGACGTCGAATCCGCTCCCGATCCGGTAGAGCGTGAGCGCGGCGAAGTTGCGGTCGCGGTTGGTGGCGAGATGGAAGCCGGTACCATCGGGCAGCCAGGCGACGCCGCCCGATGTGTGATTCGCGCGGCGCGACGGGACGGACAGCGTGTCGAGCACGCCCGTCGCCAGGTCGAGCATGTACAGATTGTCCGAATCCTCGCCTACCGTTTCACTGACGACAGCACGTGTGCCGTCGGGCGACACGTCATGCACGACGAAGCCGGCCCTGCCTTCGTATACGATGCGTGTCTGTCCATTTGTGAGATCTGCCCAGCGCACATCGAAGTCGATGCCGTTGCGTTCCGTGGACGCAAACACGATCGCATTACCCGCGGCGAAGTCGCCGAATATGCGGTATCCACCTTCTACGGCCGGCAGTACCTCACGCTCGGTGCTGCCGTCCACTTCGATCAGGAAGTACGACTCCAGCTCATCGCCATCGTTGTCAGCGCCGTACAGCAGCCTGCGACCGTCGGGCGCCCATCGGAAGAACGTGATTCCGCTGCCGTACGTCAGGCGGCGCGGCTGTCCGCCCGCGGCCGGCACCGTCCAGAGGTGTGGCTCGCCCGACACGCTCCACGTGAACGCGACCGTCTGTCCGTCAGGCGACATGCGTGCGTTGGTCGCGCCGCCACTCTCTGCGAGCAGGTATCGCCCGATGTCCGCGGGATCGCTGCCGGCGAGCCCGACATCGGCTCGCGTATCAGTCGGCTCAATGGCCTCGAGACTGCGGTCGTAACGTGTGGAATCCACGACCTGCGCCGCCGCCGCACTGGCGCTGAGGCATGCGGCCGCCAGGATGAGCGGTGCGAGGTGAAGCGTCGGGTTCATGATGGGCTTTCCCTTCCGGCAGGCTGAGTCCCCGCATACTCCTTCTTCGGGCCACGAAAGCGGTCGAACAATGCGCGGTGACTTGCCATGGAGTATTCGTCGTCGCGCGTCACATACTCGCGGACCCAGTCGAGGAGGAAGTCCAGGCGGGAGTCCTGTTCTTCCTTCGATGCATACTTCTCCGGCTCCCACGGCCGCGCCCGGCAGTTGGCAACGCATGCATCAGTACCCGGATTCAGGAACCGCACCTCGGTTGCCTGCTCCAGAAGCAGCTCGAGAAGACCTGCGTAGCAACCCTCTGCCACCCACTCCTGGTTCCTGCGGGTGAATGCCGCGATGTCGGCCGCCGACTCTGTCAGCGGCTTCCTGACCGCCGGCTCGCTCCACGCGAGCTGATCGAGGTCCAGGTGTGCGATACCGTAACGACGAGAGAGATCGCGGGCCATCGTCGACTTGCCCGAGCCGGAGTTGCCGAAGATCAATATCCGATACATAGCGGTCTGCCGGCCGGGAATGTGGGGCGCGCGGTGGCGGAAGATGATATCAGGATAGCGCCCCACAGACCTCGGGGACAGCCGCTACTCGTCGCGGAACACCGGCGCGTGCACGCGCACGATCACGATGCGTGTGACGTCGAGCTCGTCCACGGTGACGGCCGCATACCTTCCATCCGGCAGGAAGGCGGCCGGGAACGGCGTGTCCTGCGGCAGCGTGCCGAGGTACGCGCCGTCGGGCGCGAATACGTCGATCGGCTGCGGCTCGTCGGCGATGCCGGCGCGCTGCACCCACATGCCGCCCTGCGGATCGAGCGCGATGCGACGGATGGCCGGGACGACGGGAGCGAAGCCGCGCTGCTCGACTACCTCATCAGTGCGACACACGCGCTCGCCGCCGTCCGTGCGCACGCGCATTCCCTCGCCGAGCTCTCGCGCGGCCAGCTCAGGCGTTGCCGCGCGCGGCTCGACGGCGCGGCGTACTCGCCGCACCTCGCGGCCGTCATCGAAGATGCGGATCTCGTAGTCGGCTTCGGGCGCCGCCGCGACCCGCGCACCGTGCGCATCCCAGCGGATCTGCGGCGCAAAGATCGGCGGCAGGCCGGAGAACCCCATGCCGCAGCTCGCCAGCTCGATCGGCCTGGTCGGCTCATTGTCCCGCTCGATGACCGTGATCGCGGAATCGCCGCCGGCGATCGCAATACCGCTCCGGCCCGGCGTGCCCTCCACCGCCCGGTTGCTGTCGTAGATCAGCCCCGCGTCCGTCTGGCGCATCGTGCCGCCGAAGAACGGTGCGCTGAACTCGCCCTCGGGCATGACACTGCCATCGGCGCCGAACCAGACGAACCGCCGCTTGGCGCCGTCGAAGACCGCCGAGCTGCCATCGTCCGCGACGACCAGCGCCAGCGGAAACTGGACCTCGCCCGGACCGCCACCCCTGCCGCCGAGCGAGCGAACGAAGTTGCCATCCGCGTCGAACACGACAACGCGGTTGCCGCTGCGGTCGAGCGCGAAGATCCGGCCGGCATCGTCCGCCCCGATGGCGTAGCTGGACGGCTCGAACACTCCGGCCTCGGTCGACTCCGAGTCGATCACACCCACTTCTTCGATGCGCCACTCGAGCGGCTGGTCGGTACCGGGCGACTGCACGATCTCGATACCCGCGGAGTCGGTCCGCTCGACGGCAATACCGCGGCCGGCGTCGTTCGATCCGCACGCCGCGATAGCGACCGACGCGCACAATGCCGTACCGCCACGAGCCAATCGTCCCATGGATGTCTCCCGGAGTGAAATCGGAATGCTGCGGAGGATGTCGCGCGTCAGTCGTCGTCGCGTCTTGGATGCGACCCGACGATACCAAGGTTGCCTCGCTGATCGTGCGGAGTCAATCCGGTTTCACACCCGCTTCCGCGTGGAGGGCGCGCACACCAGGCCCACCTCCTCGCAGCTCAGCTCATCCGACTGTCACCGCGCGCGCAGACTCGACGCGCCGCATCGGCTGGATCCGACCGTATGTGAGCGAGCGCCACAGCCATTCCATCGGACCAAACCGATAGTGACGCAGCCACCACGTGCTGAATGCGATCTGTGCACCGAAGACCACGATCAGGATCGGCACCAGTCCCACCGGCCCGACCTCGCCGGACCAGCCGGGGCCGGGCATGTAGCCGTAGAAGAGCCAGAGCGCGATGACGGTCTGGAGCAGGTAATTCGTGAGCGCCATCCGACCCACGGGCGAGAAGACGTTCAACAGCCGGCGCCAGCGCGGGCGCTGGAAGAGTAGCGCGAAGCCGGACGCATACGCCGCGGCGAGCCCGAGGAACGACAGCGTCCAGGCACCGGCCGCGAGCGGCATCCACCACGGCACAGCGGCAGGAGGCCCGTCGGCCCCGAGCACCCCCGACAGCGCCAGCGCGGCCATCGCGCCCACCGTCGCGAGCAGGCCGATCGCCAGCCCCCAGCCGAACACGCGCCGCAGCACGCGACGGTGCGCCGCGACGTCGTGGAGCAGGCGCTTACGAGCAGTCCAGTACCCGATCAGGAAGAGCCCGAGGAAACTGAGGTAAGGGATGCCGTCGTGGATATGGCGGTAGATCTCGAACTCGGCGTTCAACCGGAACACCTCGACGTACGAGCCGCCGGCCATCGCACTCGCCATCGCGGTGTCCCACCCCTCCTGCCATTCAACCACCGGCGTGTTCGTGACGATCTTCACCAGCACATCGACCGAAAGCGCCGCGACCGCGATGATCGCGCCGGCGAGGAGCAGCCGGCGATCGGACCAGTCGCGGACGAGCAGCAGAGCAAACCCGAAGATCGCGTAGAGCGTCAGGATGTCGCCGCCCCACAGCACGAACTTGTGGACGAGGCCGATGGCGAGAAGGACGAACAGCCGGCGGGCGTACGTCGGCACGACGTTTTCGCCGCGCGCCCGCGCCCGCGCGAGCTGGATCCCGAAGCCGAGTCCGAACAACAGCGAGAAGATCGTGATGAACTTGCGGTTGACGAAGACGTTCGAGAGCAGGGCCACGATGCCGTTCGCGGCGCCGCCTGGCAGCGCGGCCTGCTGCTCCTGGGAGATCATGATGAAGCCGGAGAAGGCGAACAGATTGGCGAACAGCACGCCCGCGAGTGCGAAGCCACGCAACGCGTCGATCACTTCGATGCGCTCGCTGGCCGATACGGGTTCGAGCGAGGTTTCCCGTCGGGCGACCTGTGTGTTCATGGTTCAGCCCCCTGGTCAGTGGGAGTCTGGGGTTGGTCCGCCTGGGAGGCACTCTGCAAGAATACACATCGTCCGCGGAGCGCGCACCCGCATGATCATGCGGGTGAACAGCCCTGAGGCGCTCTCGCCCGGCACGCCACCTGCACCCCGCCCCTCCATGGACCGCCCCCATCTCCACATCGGCGTCATGACCGTGCACTCGCCCCGCGCGGACGTGCAGGCGCTCCAGGCGCTCGCTCGTCGCGTTACCGAGGACATCACGTCCGCCCTCGAACACGCAACCGACGCCGTCTGGACGTTTCACGATGAGATGCCCGCCGGCCTCCCGGATGACGACGCCCGCCCTGCCGCCGATTTCCTGAACGACGCCAGCCTGCGGATGGTGGAACAGCAGTACGACGCGATGCTCGTGTTCACGAGCGTGCCCGTCGTGTCGCGCAGGGAGCGCATCGTGCCCGGCCTGGCCTCCGAGCCCGCGCGTATGGCCGTCGTCTCGGCGCGCCGACTGCAGAGCTCCCGCCGCGGCGAGGAGCCCTACGCACTCGACTCGGACGCGGTGCGCTGGAACGCTGCCACGCTGGCGCTGCATCTGATCGGTCACGTGCTCGGACTCGAGCACGCAACAGCCGGGAAGGCGGATGGTACGCGCACGAACGACGTCGTGATGGCCCCATTCTCGGCGGATCCCGGACGACGCGGGCTGCCCGCGTTCTCCGAGGAATCGAAGCGGCGTCTGCCCGCGCTCGCCGCGCAGTTCCCCGAACGCGTCGACCTGGACGAAGGCACCTGGTCCGAGCTGGTGTTCCACGTGACCAGCACGCTCCGTCACCCACGCAAGGCCCTCGTGCCCGTGCTCCGCAGCTGGGCGCCGTTCCTGCCCCTGCACCTGCCGCGCCTCGCGACCGCCGCCCTCGCACCTGCGCTGATCCTCGTATTCACCGCCGAGATCTGGGACGCCGGCTTCCACATGACGAGCCGCGAGGTCTGGAGCTTCGCCGTCGCCAGCATCCTGCTGTCAGCAATCTACCTGCTCATGGCGCAGAACCTCTTCCTGCCCCACAAGGAGCGACGCTATCACACCGAGCACCTGGCGGTAGTCAACGTCGGTATCTTCTTCGCCGTCCTGACCGCCGCCGCCGGGCTGTTCGCCATGCTCATGATCCTCATGCTCGGCGTCCAGATCTTCATCTTCCCGCCCGACCTGATCCGCGAGTGGCCGTCACTCGAGCTCGAGTCCATCACGATCGAGTTCGCCGATCAGCTCCGCATCGCGGCGCTCATCAGCACCATCGGCGTGCTCACCGGCGCGCTCGGCGGCGGGCTCGAGAGCCGCGACGTGATCCGTCACCTCGCCCTCTTCAGGTCCAGCCCCTGACGCTCTCTACTTGATAACCGAGTAGAACGGATGCTAACATTCCACTCGGTAAGCTACTGGACCGCACGCAGATCGGAGCCGCAATGCCCCTCAAGGGTGACCTCGTGACCGGAACGCTGGACTTGCTGGTGCTGAAG
This region of Longimicrobiales bacterium genomic DNA includes:
- a CDS encoding S9 family peptidase, with amino-acid sequence MNPTLHLAPLILAAACLSASAAAAQVVDSTRYDRSLEAIEPTDTRADVGLAGSDPADIGRYLLAESGGATNARMSPDGQTVAFTWSVSGEPHLWTVPAAGGQPRRLTYGSGITFFRWAPDGRRLLYGADNDGDELESYFLIEVDGSTEREVLPAVEGGYRIFGDFAAGNAIVFASTERNGIDFDVRWADLTNGQTRIVYEGRAGFVVHDVSPDGTRAVVSETVGEDSDNLYMLDLATGVLDTLSVPSRRANHTSGGVAWLPDGTGFHLATNRDRNFAALTLYRIGSGFDVVEAPEADIEGVDLCGPAGRYLAWTVNTGGYSRLHVLDRERNQPLDVPQLPDGVYSLDCAMQSSRLAITVDGWQTPGDIIVWDLESGAVHRPFRSDLAGLDPHRLVEPTSVTLAARDGVEVQGLLYLPDAVSRQRGGPPPVVFLVHGGPTSQYRPRFDAVAQYHVDRGLAVFAPNVRGSTGFGHEYVTLDDRERRLDSVRDLVDMLEYLGAQGLVDADRAAVVGGSYGGYAVNAVLANFPGHFRAGAALYGVADWVTALDVTSPALKASDRIEYGDIAEPHWRAFYQENSPIRQVDRIDVPVLYSHGIQDPRIDIAETEVMVRSLRSRGIEAPFIRFLDEGHGWRKLSNRLFYYRYQAEFLERMLRPAV
- a CDS encoding 6-bladed beta-propeller, which gives rise to MGRLARGGTALCASVAIAACGSNDAGRGIAVERTDSAGIEIVQSPGTDQPLEWRIEEVGVIDSESTEAGVFEPSSYAIGADDAGRIFALDRSGNRVVVFDADGNFVRSLGGRGGGPGEVQFPLALVVADDGSSAVFDGAKRRFVWFGADGSVMPEGEFSAPFFGGTMRQTDAGLIYDSNRAVEGTPGRSGIAIAGGDSAITVIERDNEPTRPIELASCGMGFSGLPPIFAPQIRWDAHGARVAAAPEADYEIRIFDDGREVRRVRRAVEPRAATPELAARELGEGMRVRTDGGERVCRTDEVVEQRGFAPVVPAIRRIALDPQGGMWVQRAGIADEPQPIDVFAPDGAYLGTLPQDTPFPAAFLPDGRYAAVTVDELDVTRIVIVRVHAPVFRDE
- a CDS encoding DUF418 domain-containing protein, producing the protein MNTQVARRETSLEPVSASERIEVIDALRGFALAGVLFANLFAFSGFIMISQEQQAALPGGAANGIVALLSNVFVNRKFITIFSLLFGLGFGIQLARARARGENVVPTYARRLFVLLAIGLVHKFVLWGGDILTLYAIFGFALLLVRDWSDRRLLLAGAIIAVAALSVDVLVKIVTNTPVVEWQEGWDTAMASAMAGGSYVEVFRLNAEFEIYRHIHDGIPYLSFLGLFLIGYWTARKRLLHDVAAHRRVLRRVFGWGLAIGLLATVGAMAALALSGVLGADGPPAAVPWWMPLAAGAWTLSFLGLAAAYASGFALLFQRPRWRRLLNVFSPVGRMALTNYLLQTVIALWLFYGYMPGPGWSGEVGPVGLVPILIVVFGAQIAFSTWWLRHYRFGPMEWLWRSLTYGRIQPMRRVESARAVTVG